Proteins encoded together in one Antennarius striatus isolate MH-2024 chromosome 13, ASM4005453v1, whole genome shotgun sequence window:
- the orai2 gene encoding protein orai-2, producing MSSELNVPMGSPAPGVAERAPDGGGMDYRDWVRRSYLELVSSNHHSVQALSWRKLYLSRAKLKASSRTSALLSGFAMVAMVEVELEMQYSYPRVLLIAFSICTTVLVAVHLFALLISTCILPNVEAVSNIHNLNSVSESPHERMHHYIELAWGFSTALGILLFLAEVVLLCWIKFLPVDSSGVKKAPICCADTNATNAIQPATPTPQDSGWQAALASTIIMVPVGVIFLVFTVHFYRSLVRHKTERHHQEIEELHKIKVQLDGHERGLHNV from the exons ATGAGCAGCGAGCTGAATGTGCCCATGGGCTCTCCGGCCCCAGGGGTCGCCGAGCGGGCCCCTGACGGCGGGGGGATGGACTACAGGGACTGGGTGCGGCGCAGCTACCTGGAGCTGGTCAGCTCCAACCACCACTCGGTGCAGGCCCTGTCCTGGAGGAAGCTGTACCTGAGCCGGGCCAAGCTGAAGGCCTCCAGCCGGACCTCGGCGCTGCTCTCTGGGTTTGCCATG GTGGCCatggtggaggtggagctggagaTGCAGTACAGTTACCCCCGCGTTCTCCTCATCGCCTTCAGCATCTGCACCACGGTGCTGGTGGCGGTGCACCTCTTCGCCCTGCTGATCAGCACCTGCATCCTGCCCAACGTGGAGGCCGTCAGCAACATCCACAACCTCAACTCTGTCAGCGAGTCGCCGCACGAGCGCATGCACCACTACATCGAGCTGGCGTGGGGCTTCTCCACGGCGCTGGGCATCCTGCTCTTCCTGGCCGAGGTGGTGCTCCTGTGCTGGATCAAGTTCCTGCCCGTCGACTCCAGCGGGGTCAAAAAGGCGCCGATCTGCTGCGCCGACACCAACGCCACCAACGCCATCCAGCCCGCCACGCCCACGCCGCAGGACAGCGGCTGGCAGGCGGCGCTGGCCTCCACCATCATCATGGTCCCGGTGGGGGTGATTTTCCTGGTGTTCACCGTTCACTTCTATCGCTCTCTGGTCCGCCACAAGACGGAGCGCCACCACCAGGAGATAGAGGAACTGCACAAGATTAAGGTGCAGCTGGACGGCCACGAGAGAGGCCTCCACAACGTGTGA